A section of the Thauera chlorobenzoica genome encodes:
- a CDS encoding putative bifunctional diguanylate cyclase/phosphodiesterase, which produces MVDEPYESDGARLRRLLSASPTILYSLRERDGRLSATWVSDNVARLTGYSSAQALAPGWWWDNLDPDMKDEVAARQAELFAAGRLVHEYRFRCRDGRMIWIHDELNLVRDERTGVLEALGSWTDVTVRRQAEMLQRARTDVLNCVLAGNALGDVLGLAARHVEALLPEVRVAVLLVDPASRRFSVAAAPSLPGEYRALIESVEVGEGGGCSGAAAGRGEMVAVDDALAQPEWSAALREYAGRAGIRSCCSIPFADSGGQVLGTFTLYYGVQRTLGRSEFEFMEVFTRLSALAVQKLRAEKQLERLAHYDPLTALPNRLLAHARLARALERAGGGGSGAVAVLLLDLDRFKNINESLGHPAGDELLCAIARRFEQGLGGNDRVARLGGDEFLVLAEHLQTPDDAVRVAQKIRALVQQPFALPGGQELMVSASIGISLFPRDGDNGTLLIQRADAALNQAKKQGRNAYCFYAAEWGASASARLQLEMRLRRALERAELRLFYQPQMTLGEGGFVGAEALLRWLPEGQAMIPPADFIPLAEETGLIVPIGAWVLREACRQTRAWLDAGLPFGRIAVNLSVRQFQHQDLVALVETVLCETGLPAACLELEITESALIGEVELAVAKLAALRALGVSLALDDFGTGYSSLAYLKRLPLDKLKVDQSFVRGLGARDDDRAIVSATIAMARSLGFATLAEGVETEEQLAILRALGCDAGQGYLFSRPLPAAAFARLPWFTA; this is translated from the coding sequence ATGGTCGATGAACCCTATGAATCGGACGGCGCGCGCCTGCGACGCCTGCTGAGCGCAAGCCCGACGATCCTGTACAGCCTTCGCGAACGCGACGGGCGCCTGTCCGCTACCTGGGTCAGCGACAACGTCGCCCGTCTCACCGGCTACAGCAGCGCACAGGCGCTGGCGCCGGGGTGGTGGTGGGACAACCTCGATCCGGACATGAAGGACGAGGTCGCGGCGCGCCAGGCCGAGCTGTTCGCGGCGGGGCGGCTGGTGCACGAGTACCGCTTCCGCTGCCGCGACGGGCGCATGATCTGGATTCACGACGAACTCAACCTGGTGCGCGACGAGCGCACCGGGGTGCTCGAGGCGCTCGGCTCGTGGACCGACGTCACCGTCCGCAGGCAGGCCGAAATGCTCCAGCGCGCCCGCACCGACGTCCTCAACTGCGTGCTTGCGGGAAATGCGCTGGGCGATGTCCTCGGGCTGGCGGCGCGGCATGTCGAGGCGCTGCTGCCGGAGGTCAGGGTGGCGGTGCTGCTGGTCGATCCCGCGTCGCGGCGCTTTTCGGTGGCGGCGGCGCCGAGCCTGCCCGGCGAGTACCGCGCGCTCATCGAGAGCGTGGAGGTCGGCGAAGGCGGCGGGTGTTCCGGGGCGGCGGCCGGACGGGGCGAGATGGTGGCCGTCGACGATGCGCTGGCGCAGCCCGAATGGAGCGCGGCGCTGCGCGAATATGCCGGCAGGGCCGGCATCCGCAGCTGCTGCTCGATTCCGTTCGCCGATAGCGGCGGGCAGGTCCTCGGCACCTTCACGCTGTATTACGGCGTGCAGCGCACGCTGGGGCGCAGCGAGTTCGAGTTCATGGAGGTGTTCACCCGCCTGTCGGCGCTGGCGGTGCAGAAGCTGCGCGCGGAAAAGCAGCTCGAGCGCCTTGCCCATTACGATCCGCTCACCGCCCTGCCCAATCGCCTGCTCGCCCATGCCCGCCTGGCCCGCGCTCTCGAGCGGGCAGGGGGCGGTGGTTCCGGGGCGGTCGCGGTGTTGCTGCTCGATCTCGACCGCTTCAAGAACATCAATGAATCCCTCGGTCATCCCGCCGGCGACGAACTGCTGTGCGCGATCGCCCGCCGTTTCGAGCAGGGGCTGGGAGGCAACGACCGCGTCGCACGCCTCGGCGGCGACGAGTTCCTGGTGCTGGCCGAGCACCTGCAGACCCCCGATGATGCCGTCCGCGTGGCGCAGAAGATCCGCGCCCTGGTCCAGCAGCCGTTCGCCCTGCCCGGCGGGCAGGAGCTGATGGTGAGCGCGAGCATCGGCATCAGCCTGTTTCCCCGCGACGGGGACAACGGCACGCTGCTCATCCAGCGTGCCGATGCCGCGCTCAACCAGGCCAAGAAGCAGGGGCGGAACGCGTATTGCTTCTATGCCGCCGAGTGGGGGGCTTCCGCCAGCGCGCGCCTGCAGCTCGAAATGCGCCTGCGCCGCGCCCTCGAGCGCGCAGAGCTGCGCCTGTTCTACCAGCCGCAAATGACCCTGGGCGAGGGCGGTTTCGTCGGCGCCGAGGCCTTGTTGCGCTGGCTGCCGGAAGGCCAGGCGATGATCCCGCCGGCCGATTTCATCCCGCTGGCGGAGGAGACCGGCCTGATCGTGCCGATCGGGGCCTGGGTGCTGCGCGAAGCCTGCCGCCAGACCCGCGCCTGGCTCGATGCCGGCCTGCCCTTCGGGCGGATCGCGGTGAATCTGTCGGTACGCCAGTTCCAGCACCAGGACCTCGTCGCCCTGGTGGAAACGGTGCTATGCGAAACCGGTCTGCCCGCCGCTTGCCTGGAACTGGAAATCACCGAATCGGCGCTGATCGGCGAAGTCGAGCTGGCGGTGGCCAAGCTGGCGGCGCTGCGTGCGCTCGGCGTCAGCCTCGCGCTCGATGATTTCGGGACCGGCTATTCCTCGCTCGCCTACCTGAAGCGCCTGCCGCTGGACAAGCTGAAGGTGGACCAGAGCTTCGTGCGCGGGCTCGGCGCCCGCGACGATGACCGGGCGATCGTGTCCGCCACCATCGCGATGGCGCGCAGCCTGGGCTTCGCGACCCTGGCCGAGGGGGTGGAGACCGAAGAGCAGCTGGCGATCCTGCGCGCGCTCGGCTGCGATGCCGGCCAGGGCTACCTGTTCAGCCGGCCGCTGCCGGCCGCGGCCTTTGCGCGCCTGCCCTGGTTCACGGCATAG
- a CDS encoding mechanosensitive ion channel family protein, with amino-acid sequence MLENLTDLDWINTYALPWGINLLFALGIFVLGRWVARGIVAVVRKLLTRARLDDILVSFIISILQGVLLVVVIIAALDRLGVDTTSLVALIGAAGLAIGLALQDSLKNFAAGVMLIVFRPFKAGDFVEAGGITGVVEKISIFSSIFRTVDNREVIVPNGAIYSGVITNYSARATRRIDLLFSISYDDDIRKVKAVIEQVLQDEPRLLADPPPFVGVAELADSSVNLHVRPWVATADYFATMCDLKEKVKIAFDENGITIPYPQVDMYQHVIPAPR; translated from the coding sequence ATGCTCGAAAACCTCACCGACCTCGACTGGATCAACACCTACGCCCTGCCCTGGGGCATCAACCTGCTGTTCGCCCTCGGCATCTTCGTGCTCGGGCGCTGGGTAGCGCGCGGCATCGTCGCCGTGGTGCGCAAGCTGCTGACCCGCGCCCGCCTCGACGACATCCTGGTGAGCTTCATCATCTCGATCCTGCAGGGCGTGCTGCTGGTGGTGGTGATCATCGCCGCGCTCGACCGCCTCGGCGTGGACACCACCTCGCTGGTCGCGCTGATCGGCGCCGCCGGCCTCGCGATCGGCCTCGCCCTGCAGGATTCGCTGAAGAACTTCGCCGCCGGGGTGATGCTGATCGTGTTCCGCCCGTTCAAGGCCGGCGACTTCGTCGAGGCCGGCGGCATCACCGGCGTGGTGGAGAAGATCAGCATCTTCAGCTCCATCTTCCGCACCGTGGACAACCGCGAGGTCATCGTCCCCAACGGCGCGATCTACTCCGGCGTAATCACCAACTACTCCGCGCGCGCCACCCGCCGCATCGACCTGCTGTTCAGCATCAGCTACGACGACGACATCCGCAAGGTGAAGGCGGTCATCGAACAGGTGCTGCAGGACGAGCCCCGCCTGCTCGCCGATCCGCCCCCCTTCGTCGGCGTCGCCGAGCTCGCCGACAGCAGCGTCAACCTCCACGTCCGTCCCTGGGTGGCCACCGCCGACTACTTCGCGACGATGTGCGACCTGAAGGAAAAGGTGAAGATCGCCTTCGACGAGAACGGCATCACCATCCCCTACCCGCAGGTGGACATGTACCAGCACGTGATCCCGGCCCCGCGCTGA
- the ggpS gene encoding glucosylglycerol-phosphate synthase, producing MLLATDLDGTFLAGHPENRQRLYQLIGAHPEIKLAFVTGRGLEVVLPILSDPTIPVPDYIICDVGATVVDGRSRQAVQPLQSDIDTRWPGERAVAEAMAAFDALERQEVPQQRRCSYFCTAEAVAPGIEHIAAGLGCDVLHSAQRYLDILPRGVNKGSTLSALVRHLGLEHDSVLVAGDTLNDLSMYEAGFIGVCVGESEPALLEATHGRARVLHARHTGCGGILEAMAHFGFLGGSGIEAEVQAMDAPGKAELVMVYHRLPYEEVFDNGRLARRRPSSPNGIIPTLLSFFGNNRKGSWVAWAVHDPKKALPFETHTEVDRERYPDLVAARVALSQDDVDTFYKRFSKEAFWPTLHTFWERAIFREEDWTVFLKVNRLFAERAAAEAAEGAVVWIHDYNLWMVPATLRELRPDLKIAFFHHTYFPSADVFNVLPWRRDIVGSLLQCDYIGFHIPRQAENFVDVARGAAPLKVLETRACAPRYLTYGCAVGLDEVSTAIEVNGRRIGLGAHPVGLDVERVRTVLAAPQTAARMAALRRELAGTRVILSVERLDYTKGTLEKLVAFERLLEAHPELCGKVSLLAVCVPAAKEMTVYDELQTRIEQAVGKVNGRFARVGWTPVQFFFRALPFEEVVAWYAMADVMWITPLRDGLNLVAKEYVATQGLTGGQGVLVLSEFAGAAAELHGAVLTNPHDLHDLTAKLYFAIAMNRAEAEARLRELFEIVCHNDIQRWGQDFLDAVKAQPAAPPARPADSVVASPPAATEVSAA from the coding sequence ATGCTGCTCGCCACCGATCTCGACGGCACCTTCCTCGCCGGCCACCCGGAAAACCGCCAGCGCCTCTACCAGCTGATCGGCGCCCACCCGGAAATCAAGCTCGCTTTCGTCACCGGCCGCGGCCTCGAGGTGGTGCTGCCGATCCTCTCCGACCCGACCATCCCGGTGCCCGACTACATCATCTGCGACGTCGGTGCGACCGTCGTCGACGGCCGCAGCCGCCAGGCCGTGCAGCCGCTGCAATCCGACATCGACACGCGCTGGCCGGGCGAACGCGCGGTGGCCGAGGCGATGGCCGCGTTCGACGCCCTCGAGCGCCAGGAAGTCCCGCAGCAGCGACGCTGCTCCTACTTCTGCACCGCCGAAGCGGTCGCCCCCGGGATCGAGCACATCGCAGCCGGCCTCGGCTGCGATGTGCTCCATTCGGCGCAGCGCTACCTCGACATCCTGCCGCGCGGCGTCAACAAGGGCAGCACGCTGTCCGCGCTGGTCCGCCACCTCGGCCTCGAGCACGACTCGGTGCTGGTCGCCGGCGACACCCTGAACGACCTGTCGATGTACGAAGCCGGCTTCATCGGCGTCTGCGTCGGCGAGTCCGAGCCCGCCCTGCTCGAGGCCACGCACGGCCGCGCGCGGGTGCTGCACGCCCGCCACACCGGCTGCGGCGGCATCCTCGAGGCGATGGCCCACTTCGGCTTTCTCGGCGGCAGCGGCATCGAGGCCGAAGTCCAGGCCATGGACGCACCCGGCAAGGCCGAGCTGGTGATGGTCTATCACCGCCTGCCGTACGAGGAAGTGTTCGACAACGGGCGCCTCGCCCGCCGCCGCCCGAGCTCGCCCAACGGCATCATCCCCACCCTGCTGTCCTTCTTCGGCAACAACCGCAAGGGTTCGTGGGTGGCGTGGGCGGTGCACGACCCGAAAAAGGCCCTGCCCTTCGAAACCCACACCGAAGTCGACCGTGAGCGCTACCCCGATCTCGTCGCCGCCCGCGTCGCGCTGAGCCAGGACGATGTCGATACCTTCTACAAGCGCTTCTCCAAGGAAGCCTTCTGGCCGACGCTGCACACGTTCTGGGAACGCGCGATCTTCCGCGAGGAGGACTGGACGGTGTTCCTGAAGGTCAACCGCCTGTTCGCCGAACGCGCCGCGGCCGAAGCCGCCGAAGGCGCGGTGGTGTGGATCCACGACTACAACCTGTGGATGGTGCCGGCGACCCTGCGCGAGCTGCGCCCGGACCTGAAGATCGCCTTCTTCCACCACACCTATTTCCCTTCCGCCGACGTGTTCAACGTCCTCCCCTGGCGCCGCGACATCGTCGGCAGCCTGCTGCAGTGCGACTACATCGGCTTTCACATCCCGCGCCAGGCCGAGAACTTCGTCGATGTCGCGCGCGGCGCGGCGCCGCTGAAAGTGCTCGAAACCCGGGCCTGCGCGCCGCGCTACCTGACCTATGGCTGCGCCGTCGGGCTCGATGAAGTGAGCACCGCGATCGAGGTCAACGGCCGCCGCATCGGCCTCGGCGCCCACCCGGTGGGGCTCGACGTCGAGCGCGTGCGCACGGTACTGGCGGCGCCGCAGACCGCCGCGCGGATGGCCGCGCTGCGCCGCGAGCTCGCCGGCACCCGCGTGATCCTGTCGGTCGAGCGCCTGGACTACACCAAGGGCACGCTGGAAAAGCTCGTCGCCTTCGAGCGCCTGCTCGAAGCCCACCCCGAGCTGTGCGGCAAGGTGTCGCTGCTCGCGGTCTGCGTGCCGGCGGCGAAGGAGATGACCGTCTACGACGAGCTCCAGACCCGCATCGAGCAGGCCGTGGGCAAGGTCAATGGCCGCTTCGCCCGCGTCGGCTGGACCCCGGTGCAGTTCTTCTTCCGCGCCCTGCCGTTCGAGGAGGTCGTGGCCTGGTATGCGATGGCCGACGTGATGTGGATCACCCCGCTGCGCGACGGCCTCAACCTCGTCGCCAAGGAATACGTCGCCACCCAGGGCCTGACCGGCGGCCAGGGCGTGCTCGTGCTGTCCGAATTCGCCGGCGCGGCGGCGGAACTGCACGGCGCGGTGCTGACCAACCCGCACGACCTCCACGACCTCACCGCCAAGCTCTACTTCGCGATCGCGATGAACCGTGCCGAGGCCGAAGCGCGCCTGCGCGAACTGTTCGAAATCGTCTGTCACAATGACATCCAGCGCTGGGGGCAGGACTTCCTCGATGCGGTGAAGGCGCAGCCCGCAGCGCCGCCGGCGCGCCCGGCGGACAGCGTCGTGGCGTCGCCACCCGCTGCGACCGAAGTCTCCGCCGCCTGA